The genomic interval TCCATCCCCCGTCGCCTCTTTGACGATGCCATCGCTGCCGCCAACATTGTTTTCGGTACTGTAGATCTCACAAAACCTTCGTTGTTTCCAATGTTTATATGAAATTTAACAAAATCTATCTATTTTTCCCCCTTCTCATAATTGGAGTTCAATTCTATTTGTTAAACTCAATTGATTCATTAGAATGAGTGTTTAAACCTGATTAAGGGTTTAAGTTAATGGAACTTGTTGAAAATTGACGTGGATTGTTTACACTTTTGGTAGAAGTAGTTAGAGATCTAAATTTGTGCATGATTATTAATTGTGGATTTTGATGTTTGTGTATAGGTTAACATAATGTTCAGTTATGTGAAAATGAATGTTGGATTGATTGTATTAGTTCTGTTTTTGTATTGTGGTTAGATTATGAATATTCACTGTGGGGAATCCCGGAAGGGAGTAGTGAGAGGGAGAAAATCAAGCATGAAGTTCATCTCCGTTCAGCGCAAAAACTTCGAGACCTGTGTTTTAAGAATGGAGGGATTTATATAAAGCTTGGACAACATCTTGGGCAATTGGTATATTTTGGTTCCATATGTGTTGTTTTTTAAGAGATAAAAGATGTGACGAATACTGACTTTATTAATATAATCCCccttgtttgtttgtttgtttattgTCGATGATAGGAATACTTAGTTCCTCAAGAATATGTTCAGACCATGAGGGAGTCCATGCTAAATAAATGCCCGGTTTCTTCATATGAACAAATATGTGATGTATTCAAGAAAGAGCTTGGAGACACACCAGATAAAGTATTTATTATCTGTTTCGTTACTTCTTGATAAATGTCTCATTTTTTGCACAATTAGTTTCGTGATTCATGATGGGGgtttttcttgaaaaatgtCTGTGTTTTGGTGGATGAATTTTTTCTTCTGATGTGTAGATATTTTCTGAGTTTGATCCAGTTCCAATAGCAAGTGCTTCCCTTGCACAAGTTCATGTAGCTCGCACACATGATGGCCAGAAAGTTGCTGTGAAGGTTCCAGTTGTTACTAAATTTTATtggttatttattattttgaagcATTTGGATCTGTTTTCTTCAGTTTGACTTGAATACGAGTATGTGTTTTATAAGCTAAATTTATTGTTCATTTATATGCTATATATCTGTCAATGTACAGGTCCAACATACTCACATGACTGAAACTGCGGCTGCTGATCAAGCCACTGTAGAATTGATTGTGAACACTCTGCATAATTTTTTTCCTAGTTTTGATTATAGGTACTGCTGTGATTCTATTTGCTGTTAAAGTTTTATCAGATCATGACTGTGGGAAATCTTGAAGCCATCTATATCAGCAACATACTAACCACAACCGATAAATGTGTAttcatttgattatttaaaaacggAATGGCCTAAGTTGTCTATAGTATGAGTTATTAATCTTTTATATCCCCAGCTTCTTTGCAAGTTTGCATTGATGATCTGTTGATGTTCTGTTTACTTCTGTCTGCAGGTGGTTGATTGATGAGATTAGAGAGAGTTTACCCAATGTAAGACGCTATTTATCTTCAAAGCAATACCTATGCCTACAAAATATGTCCATGTTTATTTGGTGGTTCTTGCCTACTGGACTGAATTTATATGTCTTAGTTAATGTTATTGTCATTTTCTTAGCTATCAAAATCGAATTCATAATCAATGCATACTTTAGTATGATTTTctgcttttttaatttttaaaacaaagatGTTGGCATGTAGTGAAAATTGCTGACCAAAAGTTGACGAGAACCTTAGTTACatgttataaattaaattacactTTATTCTATGAGTCAATGGTTTCAGAGAAAGCCTAAATTTGGAAAACTATACATTTTTATGCCTGCCTTTTCCCCGACTAAATCATGAAAGGTCTAAGGATTATTTCTTCGgtttgtatttaaaatttttgctTGAACTATTGTGCATTCATGCGGAAATCCTCGAACATTCATATCTCATAAGTTAACTTTTGTGTTATGGTAAGGTTTTCATGTCAAGTTGGTATCTtatattcattttcaatttctgCTTGTTTCCATGAACTTTCATTTTGTCTTTGGGGATTGGATTAGAATTATTTGGCTCCATTATATTCTAGATTAAAACCTGGACCTGTTTTTATGTGAATGTAATTCTAGTTTTACATAATTATCTTGTTAACCTTATTATTTTACAGGCAAAATTACTTTGTTggttttttatcataatttccAGTTTCAagtttgttctttatttttttttattcaatttagtCTAATGTTCTAAATCGTTAACAATATTGGCCTAATTGGCTTAATGTTGGCTTTCTACTCCAGCTTTTTAAGTTTTGATTAATGCAGTGGATTGTGCCCATGGCACACTTGCATTTCTCATTTTAGATGGTCCAGTTATTTGTCTCAAAGTTAATGTTTTTGGACATGCAtggtgaaaatgaaaataaaaagacgAAGGAGTAActtgaaattataaattaagataAAGGATCAATAGAGTAATTTTTCCTATTGGATATTTGAATGGATGCAAATCATTATGGTATTTACAATTTGGTCTTGCATAAGAATGTTTCACTAAGTATATATAGCAGCACCATCTTTGATATTGTAACCACATACTATATGTTAGCATGATGAGTATCTGTTTCTGTCAGGAATTTTGCTTGATATATGTTGGACTCAGTAGTTTTGTGATTCTTATTCAGCATTCTTGGgttctttttttgtttctttccatttttctcTCCTTTTTCCAGATAATTACTAATTTGGTTTGTTAATATTATGACCACCAGGAATTGAACTTTTTAAGTGAGGCAAAGAACAGTGAGAGGTGTTTGGAGAACTTCCGCAAGTTGTCTCCTCATATTGCAAATTATGTATATGCACCAAAAGTATATTGGAATCTGAGTACCTCAAAGCTGCTTACAATGGAATACATGGATGGCGCTTATATAAATGATGTGAAGGCCATCAAGAAACTAGGGATCCATCCACACGAACTTTCAATATTGGTTAGTTCTTGCTTATTGCTTCATTATAGATGCTTCTACTACAAGTGGTGGTATTGATAGTGTATAGTCCTTTTATAACATGTTGCTACTTGTTAGTGTTATGATATCTCTGaccacatatattaaaaaagttaggCAAGTTAATGAGTGTTTTGATTTCCCTCATTCAAGTGGTACTCTATATAGGTTATCAAGAGAGTAAAGGGTAGCCTAGTACCATAAAGCTCCTCGTCCCTCACTATGTGTGTAGTCCATAGAGGGTCAGAGTCAGACTCATTATGGGTCTACAGTAGACAGTCTCGCCTTGTATTTTCAAGTGTTTGATTCTATGACTCAAACCGGTAATTAGACCACTTGGTGACATGGTAACGAACCCAATTGTTACCCCAAGTTGTTCCCTTTGTTTACCTACAAAATAATTTACTAAATGTGATTGTTATTTTGCAGGTTAGTCAAACTTTTGCTGAAATGATGTTCAAGCATGGGTTTGTACACTGTGATCCACATGCTGCTAATTTATTGGTTCGCCCATTGCCTTCCAGCAATGCTAGTTTTTTGGGTAAGGTTTCCTTTGCTTGCAAACCTGAACTCTTTCTATAAATCTTTATAATCTTGATATATAGACTTTGCTTTGTGCCTTTTTAGTTCTCTTACACTTCGGTTTGCTAATTCTGCTCTTAAGTAGGAGGATCCCTCTCACTATGTAATTGGATAATAATAACACAGCCTTGGACAATTAAGTTTGGATCTTCCAGGAGATGCTTTTTAGCACTAACTCTAGAGGCAGTGAACATCTTAAATCTAGTTTCAAGAACTATTGGGGAGTTCCATTGATTTGATCTTGGGGCTTAAGAAAATTGTTTTGGACATTGAAGAGAAAATAATGGAAATGGTTACCATTGACAAATGCCACAATATTGAGCATTTGAAGAATAAGTGTAGTGAATGGATACAATCAACTTGTATCCAAAAGAGAAATTGAAAGAGAAAGCAGGAAAAGATATGGAAATGAAAGGAAATGCACTGAAATTCTTATTGGAGTATATCCTGTAGGTCTGGCTAACCTGCAGGACTGCTCAACTAGGTAAATTCTAAGAGTTACCTAAGTTCTCTCATGTAACTTACAAGTCACTCCAGAATTCACTAACCAATTCATACTCGCCTCCCTTATTCATATAACCAGTGTGACATCTTttatagttagttagttaagGGGAATGTAAACTATTCCCTACCGTTTAGCCTATCTCTCCTCACGTAAACCCTCTTTATGAGTGGTCTACTCCAATTCACCACAATGCTTCCATCTTGTCTTTTAGGTGAAATTGTGGAAAAAAGCATTGCATCTTGTATATTGATTTCCAAGTGTTTTCAAACTCTAATAAGTGTGCTATTTGACGAGGACCTCAACTAGTTAAGGCGTGATCGATGATTCAGCCTGGGTGGCAGTGACTGTGGTTGTTCTTCCCCCTCCTTTCGCTGCTTTAGTGTTACTATCCTCCCTCATGTATCTCCTTGACCTGAAACCTCCTGTACTGTAACTGTGAGTGACTCCTCGGCTGCATACTAGTTGCATGAGTCCTCCATCCTTTTATTGAGGATAGTACTTTTTTTGTCGTTACCCGCACAGCTAAGCTAAAGTCTCTACCTGGTGGAGTCTTTATTCGGGCTTCACCTTATTTGTAAGACCCTCTATAAACTCCTATTCCCTTCAGGTAATCTTGTTTGGAAATCTTAAAGGGACCTGCTTAAACCTCTAACACTCCTGATACCCCTACACCTCTTATTGCTTCAAGCTCAGCAGCACCTTGTATGGGTTCTGCACCGTGTTTCCTTACATATTAGTGATCTTGTTCCATTAATGTTTGTGGCCTGTTTACTCAAACGCAATCTTGTTTTTAGAATAACTGCATTAATATTCTctgttttacattttttatttgtaaattttgttatatttatttactttcacATGCACAGGCTGGAGAAAACCA from Cicer arietinum cultivar CDC Frontier isolate Library 1 chromosome 5, Cicar.CDCFrontier_v2.0, whole genome shotgun sequence carries:
- the LOC101497422 gene encoding putative ABC1 protein At2g40090 produces the protein MGLLWRAGTKLSILASAIGGGTAAALIATSDDPATALKLSTSIPRRLFDDAIAAANIVFDYEYSLWGIPEGSSEREKIKHEVHLRSAQKLRDLCFKNGGIYIKLGQHLGQLEYLVPQEYVQTMRESMLNKCPVSSYEQICDVFKKELGDTPDKIFSEFDPVPIASASLAQVHVARTHDGQKVAVKVQHTHMTETAAADQATVELIVNTLHNFFPSFDYRWLIDEIRESLPNELNFLSEAKNSERCLENFRKLSPHIANYVYAPKVYWNLSTSKLLTMEYMDGAYINDVKAIKKLGIHPHELSILVSQTFAEMMFKHGFVHCDPHAANLLVRPLPSSNASFLGWRKPQLILLDHGLYKELDFDTRTNYAALWKALIFADANAIKKYSTKLGAGEDLYALFAGVLTMRPWNRVVDPSMDHLVIQGSESDRSELQMYASEYFHEISELLRRLPRVILLMMKTNDCLRAVNNTLLQGSSLETFLIIGKVSSEAVIEAKMSQSKSLLTWFNVKLDKILLEIRLWGMQTALWLLQLRKVLSWSHKAS